GCGTGTGCGTCATTCCGCCCTGATGGGGGTGGACGTGCCGGCGGAGCGGGCGCCGTCGATGATCGACGAATATCCCATCCTGGCGGTGGCCGCCGCCTTCGCCACCGGCACCACCCGCATGTTCGGGCTGTCGGAATTGCGGGTGAAGGAAAGCGACCGCTTCGCCGCCACCTTGCGCGGTCTGCTCGCCTGTGGCGTCCAGGTCGAGGAGGATGGCGACACCTTGATCGTCCACGGCAGTGGCAAGCCGCCCATGGGCGGGGCGACCATCGCCGTCAACCTGGATCACCGTATCGCCATGGCCTTCCTGGTCCTGGGCATGGCGGCGGCGGAAGCGGTGGCGGTGGACGATGCCGAGGCCATCGACACCAGCTTCCCTGGTTTCGTCCAATTGATGAACGGGTTGGGTGCCAAGATTGCCACCACGGATGCCATCGTATGAGTCGGGTCATCGCCATCGATGGCCCGGCGGCGGCCGGCAAGGGAACCCTGGCGCGGCGCCTCGCCGCCGAACTGGGCTTCGACTATCTGGATACCGGCCTGATCTATCGTGCCGTCGGCATGAAGCTGACCCGCGCCGGTCTTGATCCCAACGACCCGGCCCAGGCCGAGGCGGCGGCCAGGGCGCTCAATCCGACGGAATTGCAGGCTGTCGACCTGCGGGGCGACGATGCCGCCCAGGCCGCATCGAAGGTGGCGGTCATCCCTGGCGTGCGCTCGGCCCTGTTGGATTTTCAGCGTGCTTTCGCTGGCCAGCCGCCCGGCGGCAAGGGGGCGGTGCTGGATGGCCGCGACATCGGCACCGTGGTCTGCCCCGGGGCGGGGGCCAAGCTGTTTGTCACGGCGAGCGTGGAAAAACGGGCGGAGCGGCGGCTGAAAGAGTTGCAGTCCCGCGGCGTCGGGGCTATACACTCGGCTGTCCTGGCGGACATGCGCGAACGCGACGAACGGGATTCAACCCGTTCCGCCGCCCCGCTGAAAGCCGCCACTGATGCTTTCGTCCTGGATACCTCGGACCTCGACGCCGATCAGGCTTTCGCCGCGGCGCTGGATTACGTGAAATCCAAGCTTTGACATCGGGACATCGGTACTTTGCCTCCCCCACGGTCGCGCGGCCTGGGGGTGGTTTGCGTTTCAACCGCGCGAAGACCGCCGGAGCCAACCGGCAGGCCCGTAAGATGTGAAGAAAGGAAGTAATTACATGACTATGGAAGATTTTGCCGCCCTGCTGGATGAGACCATGGGCGTCGCCAACCCGTTCGAGGGTTCGGTCATCAAGGGCATCATTGTACGCGTTGAAAACGATTTCGCCGTCATCGACGTCGGCTTGAAGTCGGAAGGCCGCGTGCTGCTCAAGGAATTCGCCACCGCCGGCCGCGCCCCGGAAATCAAGGCCGGTGACGCCATCGACGTGTTCGTCGAGCGTTACGAGGACAAGAACGGCGAAGTCGTTCTGTCGCGTGAAAAGGCCAAGCGCGAAGAAGCCTGGACCCTGTTGGAAAAGTCCTTCCAGGACAACCAGCGCGTCACCGGCGTCATCTTCGGCCGCGTCAAGGGCGGCTTCACCGTCGACCTGTCGGGCGCCGTCGCCTTCCTGCCCGGTTCGCAGGTGGACATCCGCCCCGTGCGCGACATCACCCCGCTGCTGGGCAGCCCGCAGCCGTTCCAGATTCTCAAGATGGACCGCTCGCGCGGCAACATCGTGGTCTCGCGCCGCGCCGTCTTGGAAGAAACCCGCGCCGAACAGCGTTCCGAACTGATCGAAAACCTCAAGGAAGGTCAGATTCTGGAAGGCGTCGTCAAGAACATCACCGATTACGGTGCGTTCGTTGACCTGGGTGGCGTCGACGGCCTGCTGCACGTCACCGACATCGCCTGGAAGCGCATCAACCATCCGTCCGAAGCGCTGCATATCGGCCAGACCGTCAAGGTCCAGGTCATCCGCTTCAACCCGGAAACCCAGCGCATCTCGCTCGGCATCAAGCAGTTGGATGCTGATCCGTGGGAGGGCGTGGAAGCCAAGTACCCGGTGCAGGCCAAGTTCGTCGGCCGCGTCACCAACATCACCGATTACGGCGCGTTCGTCGAGCTGGAGCCCGGTGTCGAAGGTCTGGTCCACGTCTCCGAAATGAGCTGGACCAAGAAGAACGTCCACCCCGGCAAGATCGTTTCGACCTCGCAGGAAGTCGAAGTGATGGTGTTGGACGTGGATCCGCAGAAGCGCCGCATCTCGCTGGGCCTCAAGCAGTGCCTGTCCAACCCGTGGGAATCCTTCGTCGAGAAGTTCCCGGTCGGCACCTTGGTCGAAGGCGAAGTCAAGAACATCACCGAATTCGGTCTGTTCATCGGCCTGTCGGGCGACATCGACGGCATGGTTCACATGTCGGACCTGTCGTGGGACAAGTCGGGCGACGCCGCCATCGCCGAATACAAGAAGGGCGATGTGGTCAACGCCAAGGTCTTGGACGTGGACGTGGAAAAGGAACGCATCAGCCTCGGCATCAAGCAGCTGGGCGCCGATCCGTTCCAGGACGCCGTCGCCAACGTCAAGAAGGGCGATATCGTCACCTGCGCCGTGACCCAGGTCACCGAAAACGGTCTGGAAGTCCAGGTCGACGGCATGACCGGCTTCATCCGCAAGTCCGAGCTGTCGCGTGAGCGTTCCGAGCAGCGCCCCGAGCGTTTCGCCGTCGGCGAAAAGATCGACGCCAAGGTGACCATGATCGAAAAGGGCGCCCGCAAGGTCACCCTGTCGGTCAAGGCCCGCGAAATCGACGAAGAAAAGGCCGCCATGGCCGAGTACGGTTCGTCGGATTCGGGTGCGTCCTTGGGCGACATCCTGGGTGCGGCCATGCGCCGGGCTCAGTCTCAAGACGACAAGTAATCGTCTCTGAGAGGTCGTAGATTAAGGATTGGCCCGCCCCTGGCAACGGGGGCGGGCCTTTTCTTTGGCTGGTACAGTCAGAATGATCTGATGGTGGTGACATCGTTAGGTTGCGCGCCTTTAATCGGAAGCATGCCGATCGCAACAGCCGTCACCCCTGCGTAGGCGGGGGGCCAGGAGTCACGCGCTTATATGCCGACGCGGTTCGCTGGATTCCGCCTGCGCGGGAATGACGATTGATAGAATGAATGGGGCGTATTTAAGGCGCGATGCTGTAAGCCCGAGACAGCGAACCGCCTACAGCGCGCTCAGCGGCCGGAAGGCGACGAAGGTCATGTCGTCGCGGCGGCGCTGTTCGCCGCGCCATTGGCACAGGCGCTGGAACAGGGCGTCCATCTGCTCGGTCACCGGACGGTCGGCCATCTCGGCCAGAACCTCTTGCAGGCGGCGACGGCCGAACAGGCGGTTGTTGTCGCCGCCGACCTGATCGGTGACGCCGTCGGTATAAAGATAAAAGGCGCTGCCCGGGGTGATCGACATGCTGTGGGCGGCGAAGCGGTAATCTTCCGGGCTGTCGAGATAGCCCAGGCTCATGCGGTCGCCGCGCACCTGACGCAAGCTGCCGTTCTCGGCCACCAGCAAGGGCAGGTTGGCGCCGGCGAAGGTCAAGGTGGCCTTGGCGCGGTCGATGACGCAGATGGCGGCGTCCAGGCCGTCATTGCTGACGGCGCTGTCACGATCCTGGCGCAGGGCGGTTTTGACCAGCCGGTTCAGCTGGGTCAACATTTCCGCCGGATCTTCATGGCCGTGGTGATGCAGGATGCGGCTGAAGCTCGACGCCACCACCGCCGTCATGAAGGCGCCGGGCACGCCGTGGCCGGTGCAGTCCATCACCGCGATGACGCCCTTGGACTCGAACGATCCGGCCCAATAATAGTCGCCGCCGACCATGTCCAGCGGCTGCCAGCCCACCGCCAGCTCATCCACCACGCCGGCCAGGGCGCCCTGGTCGGGCAGCAGCGCGGTCTGGATACGGCTGGCGTAGCGGATGCCGTCATTGATGTCGCGGTTGGCTTTTTCCAGTTCGGTATTGGCCAAATTCAGCTGAGCCAGGGCGCGTTCCACCCCTTCCTTCTCGCGGGCCAGTTCCTGGGTGCGTTCGGTCACCCGCCGCTCCAGGTCGCGGGCCAGGGCGGCCAGTTCGTTCTGGGCGCGGTCGCGGTCGTTCAGGCCATGCTGGGATTCCGCCAACATGCCGTTGACGGTGCCGACCAAAAGGCCCAGCTCGTCGCGCTGGTGGCCGCGCTGCACGTCGATGAGAAAGGCACCGGGATGGGCGGGGTCGACCCGCCCGATGGCGTCAGTGATGCGCAACAGCGGCTTGGTGATCAGGATGTAGAACACCGCCACCACCAAGGCGCAGACCAGCACGGCGCGAGCGACGCCCGACAGCACGGCGGCGGTGGCCCGGTCCAGCCATGCATTGAGCAGGCCACCGGCATCCAAGCGCAATTCCAGTGAACCGACGACGGTGCTGCTGCCGTTGGGATTGCGGGTTTCCAGCGTGCGGGCATGGGCGGCGACATCACCGAACAGTCTTTCCGCCAGGGCCGGGAAGGGGGTGGAGACGGCGGCACGGTCCTGGCGGCCCAATTCACCGCCATAATTGTCGGTCAGCACCACTTCCAGCGTCACCGGGTTCTGATGCAGTCCGGCGACCACCTCGCCGGCCAGTTCCGCCGACAATTGATAGGCGGCCTCAACCGCCAGCCCACGCACCAGATTAAGGTCGGCGCCGACGTCGCGGCGCACCTGATCATGCATGTTGCGATAGTCGTTCAGCAGCTCATAGGCGCTGGTCAGCAAGCCCACGGTCAAGGCAATGATCAAGGTGGCGAAGGCCTGTTTGAAGGACAGGCCGTCCAGCATGCGCACCTGAGAGGTTTGAGCCGGGCGCGGACCGGCGCCGGGAATGCGGGACTGAAACAAGGGGGCCAGGTCCATAAATCTGTGCCGACAACAGCCCACACTAACCGCTTTTCCCGGTCAGGGGAACCATCGCCAACGGAAAACGCCCTTGATCATGTCGTAAACAAAATTGTCCATGGCGGTCCGGGCGCCATCATGGAATCATGAATGGTGGGAATGATGGTGAAAACATATCCGAAGGTTGACCATGCCGGGCGAAGAATCTTCCAATAGTAGCGGAAAACTTCGGTTGAATTTGCGCGCGGCAAGAAGGTCCGAGGACGGCCCGGCATTGCCGCCATGGCCGATTTTGGTTGTGGATGATGACCCCCAGGTTCACAGCATGACCGAAGTGCTGTTGCGCGACTTCCAGTTCAAGGATCGGGGGTTTCGGGCTGTGTCCGCCTATTCGGCGGCCGAGGCGCGCACCATCTTGGAGTGCCGCGACGATATTCCGGTCATGCTGCTGGACGTGGTGATGGAGACCGACCATGCCGGCTTGTCGTTGGCGCGGGTCATCCGCCAGGATTTGGGCAACCAGCGTCTGCGCATCATCCTGCGCACCGGCCAGCCGGGCGAGGCGCCCGAGCGCGAGGTCATGCTGGCCTATGACATCAACGATTATCGTTCCAAGACCGAGTTGACGGCGCAAAAGCTGTTCACCGCCCTGGTCGGTGCGCTCCGGTCGTGGATCGACCTGGATACCATCGAGCGGCTGAATGCGACGCTGGAGGCGCGGGTGCTGGAACGGACCCGCGAACTGGCCGAGGCTCAGGCGTTTTCCGGCCGATTGGTGGAATTGCTGCCCAATCCGCTGTGGGTCAAGGATCTGGCCGGGCATTACCGTCTGTATAACCAGGCCTTCCGCGAATTCTTCGGCATCGATGCTGAAGCCTGGGTCGGCCATTCGGCGGAAGAGGTACTAGGGCGGCATCTCCCCCCCGAGGAACTGGACAGCGATTGCCGCGTGTTGGACGGCTCGTCGCGGCGCGAGGAATTCGAGACCACCATCCCCGACCATGCCGGGCGACCGCGGGCCTTGCTGGTGACCAAGGCGGCCTTGCCCGCCGACGGTGTGGTGCCCAACGGTATTATCGGCATCGCCGCCGACATCACCGAACGCAAAAGTCTGGAACGGGAATTGCGCCGGTTGGCGACCATGGATTCGCTGACCGGGGCGCCCAATCGCCGCCATTTCAGCACGCTGGCACATCAGGAAATGGAGCGGGCCAACCGTTACGACCTGCCCTTGTCGGTGATCATGCTGGACGTGGACCACTTCAAGAAGGTCAACGATTCGTGGGGCCATGCCATCGGCGATGAAATGTTGAAGGCAGTCACCACCGCCATCCAGGGCGAATTGCGCGAAGTGGACGTGCTGGGGCGCATGGGCGGGGAGGAATTCGCCCTGTTGTTGCCGCAGACCGGCATCGACGGCGCCGCCCAGGTGGCCGAACGTCTGCGCAGTGCCGTCGCCGCCATCCGGCTGCCGTTGGCCGAGGGCTGGCTGCATGCCACCATCAGCCTGGGAGTGACCACCCGGCTGGAGGGCGAGGCCCAGTTCGAGCATCTGCTGGGCCGCGCCGACCGCGCCATGTACGAGGCCAAGCAGGCCGGGCGCAACCGGGTGGCGATCGAACCGGGGCGGTGAAATCAGCGCCGTCGGGTGCTTTTCGGTTGATGCATTTTGCTGAAAGGATTAAGCCGTTTAGTCGGGGGAGCGCGCGGGGACGGCATCATGGATCCAATCGGCAATATCATTGATCTGGCATTTGAGCGGCGCAAACGCGGTCCCCGTTTCAACGGCGAGATGATGCAGATTCTCGAGGTCAGTCGTGACCTCATCTGCTTGTGTCGTGGCGGCGCCATCACCGCCATCAATGGTGCCGGAGCCCGTATGCTGGGGGCCAAGACCACCGAACAGCTGATCGGCCGCCGGTTGGCCGAATTCCTGATTCCCGAATATGGTCAGGTGTTGGATTTGTTCCTGTCGGGCATGGCCAGTGAGGATCGCGGCGTCCCCACCCGCATCGTCGGCCTGGATCAGGCCGTCCGCGACATCGAGTTGCAGGTGTTCCGCGCCCGTGAAATCGCCACCGACGCCACCGTCGTCACCGGGCGTGACATGTCCAAGGAAGGCAAGCTGGCCGGCTCCGCCCACAAGACCGACACCCGCTTCCACCTGCTGGTGGATAATTCCATGAATCTGGTTTGCCACGTGGTCGGTGGTTCGATCCGGTATGTCAACAAGGCCGGCATCGCCCTGTTGGGCGCCACCGAGGCCGAGCAGGTCATCGGTCTGAGGTTGGAAGAAATCCTGCATCCCGATTATGCCGACCTGATCGGCGACATCGCCAAGGAAGGCGCGGCGGTACCCTTGCGCCTGCTGCACCGTGACGGTTCGGCTTTCGACGCCCTGGTGCGGCTGACCGAGCTGCCGGCGGGCGGCATGGGCACCGAGTTGATGGTCGAGGCTCGCGACATCACCGGTCACAACCGCGCCGTCGCCGCCTTGCGCCGATCCAGCGAAACCCTGGAGATGCGGGTCGCTGCCCGCACCCGTGAACTGGCCGAACAACACGCCCGCGCCGAGGAAATGACCTTGGTGGCGGAAGCCGCTCTGCGGTTCAGCGAATCGCTGATCGACACCATCCCCAGCCCGGTATGGTTCAAGGATGCGTTGGGACGGGTGCAGACCAGCAACCGCGCGTTCCGCGCCTTGTTCGGCGATGGCGAGCCTAAATTGCTGCTGCCGCTGGAAGACACCGTCACCGATGCCGAGTTGATGTCGGGCGCCTGCGATCAGGCCTCGTTCGAGGCGCCGATCCTGCCGCCCAGCGGCGGGCGCCTGGATACCATGGTCCTGAAAAGCGCTTACCTGGACGACGAAGGGCGTCCGGTGGGGGTGATCGGCGTGCTCACCGATATTTCTGATCGCAAGGCGATGGAACGGGAATTGCGCCGGCTGGCGACCACCGATTCGCTGACCGGGGCTTTCAATCGTCGCCATTTTCTCGCCGCCGCCGGTACCGAACTGGAACGGGCCAACCGCTACGGCAATCCGCTGACCCTGCTGATGCTGGATGTGGATTACTTCAAATCCATCAACGACGCCCATGGGCACGGTACCGGCGACGACGCCTTGCGCCGTCTGGTGGAAGGGCTGCGCCACGCGCTCCGCGACATCGATGTGATCGGGCGTCTGGGCGGCGAGGAATTCGCCGTGCTGCTGCCGGAAACCGGTATGGCCGGGGCGCTGATCACCGCTGAACGGCTGCGGGCCCAGGTGGCCGATCTGCGCCTGGACTTGCCCGATGGTGGCCAGTTGGCCTTTACCGTCAGTATCGGAATCGCCGCGCCGCGGGCCGAGGATGGTTCGGTCGAGGCGGTGCTGGCCCGTGCCGACAAGGCGTTGTATCGGGCCAAGGACGAAGGACGGAACCGGGTTTGCGCGGAAGTCGTTGACCCGGACTGATCCGCCTGTTTCCATGGTGGCATGAACGTCCCAGTTGAAGCCGCCAAACCGCGGCGCAAACCTCTTCGCCTCTTTGTGGTCATCCTGGCCATGCTGGCTGCCCTTGCCGTTCCGGCAGGATTGTACCTGCCCGATTTCGGCCTGCGCTGGGGGGTGACCAAGGGGCTGGCCGAAATGGGCTGGTCCCAGGCCAGCGTCAATCAGGCCCGCCTGTCCCTGTGGAAAGGCGACATCGCCATCCGCGGCATGCAGGCGGCGTCGGCCCTGGGCGAGGCGCTGGGCATCGACGGCATCGACTTGAATTTTCGCTGGAAACCGTTGCTGGACCGCCGCGTGTGGCTGGAACAGGTGAGCCTGGACAAGGCCGAGGTGGTGTTGAGCCGCGACGGTGCCGGCTGGCGCATCAATGGTCTGCCCCTGCCCGGAAGCGGGAAGGGGGAACCGGCCCAGGCATCCGATTGGGGCTATGGGATCACCGCCCTGACCCTGACCGACAGCGTGTTGCGCATCGAAGACGGCGCCTTGCGGGTGGTGGTGGCGGTGGAACGGCTGGATGTCCGCGACGTGCAATCGTGGAATCCGCTGGCGCTGGCCTCGCTGTCGCTGCAAGGGCGCATCAACGGCGCTCCGGTCGATTTGCGCGGCACTTTCCGCCCCTTCGCCGCCAATCTGGATTTCACCGCTGATGTGGATTTACGCGGTCTGGATACCGCGCCCTTCGCCCAGTGGGGCGGGCTGACCGGCTGGCGCGGCGCCCTGACCAGCAAGGTTCGGCTGAAGGGGGATCTCGGCGGCAAGGCGGACATGGCCGCCGATGGCCGCATCGAGTTCTCTAACGGCGCCATCCCGCTGGAGGGTAATGGCCAGGTTCGGGCTAAATCCCTGATCTGGCAAGGCAGGCTGGCCTGGGCCAACGGGTTGAAGGCCGCCGGCACGCTGGAGGCCGCCGATCTTTCCTTTGCCCAGGGTCTGGCGGCCATCGCCGCCACCGCTGTTCACGCCGATCTGACCCGGGCCAGCATGGATGGTCGGGCCGAGATATTGGAGTGGAGCGGCAGCCTGAGTGCCAAAGGCTGGGACATGACCATGGACGGCCTGCGCATCCGTCATGGTCAACTGGCCTGGACCGGCGACACCTATCTCAATCTGTCGGCCAAGGCCAAGACCCTGTTCCAGGCCAAGGGCAAGGCCGATGGGGCCGAGACGGTCATCGTCTCGGGGCCGTGGCGGCTGGCCGCCGCCAAGACCGAGGCCGAGGGCGAATTCGCCCATGAGCGGCCCGAAGGTCTGTTGCCGCCCCTGGCCGCCACCATGACCTTGAACGTGGATGGTTTGTCGGTCCACCAGGGCGATCGCCAATGGCTGGCCGCCGATCAGGCCCGGCTGCGTGGGTTGGAACTCTCGCCCAAGGCGGTGACCTTGGCCCGGTTGGATGCCAAGGCGGTGAGCGCCTTGGCGCGGGACAAGCTTTATAACCCGCGCCTTCGGGCGGGTGCTGTCACTCTGGAGCGGCTGCGGGTGTCGCCCCAAGGCGACCTGGAGGTCGCGTCCCTCAGTCTGGCTCAGCCGGTGTTGCGGTTGAACCGCGACCATACCGGCTTGCAGGGCTTCAATGACCTCAAGGACAAGAATGCCCCGGCGGGCGGAGATGCCGCCATGCCGCGTCTGGCCTTGGGGCAACTCCATGTGAATGGCGGTCAGGTCGAGTTCCGCGACCGCAGCACCACCGATCCGGTGCGGGTGTCGGTCAGCAATCTGGCGCTGGACATGGCCGCGATCGACAGCGCCTATCCCGAGCGGGATTCCTCTTTCACCCTGGCCGCCGCCATCGGCGCTGCCGAACTATCGGCGCAAGGGGCGGTACGTCCGTTCCAGCCGATTCCCGGCCTGGATGCCAAGGGAAGGGTGCGGGCGCTGGACCTGCCGCAATTGTCGCCCTATGCCGCCGACGCCCTGGGGGTCAATCTGCATACCGGCCAGTTGGACGCCCAGGTGGCCATGGCGCTCCGTGAAGGCAAGCTGGACGGCAGGCTGGATCTGGTGCTGTCACGCCTGACCATCGCCCAGCCCGATCCCAACGCGCCCTTGGCCAAGCAGGCCGACATGCCCATCGAAACCGTCCTCGATCTGCTGCGCGATGGTCAGGATCGCATCAGTCTGGCCATTCCGGTCAAGGGCGACCTGGACAATCCCAATTTCGACACCTCGGACGCGGTCAATCAGGCCATCGGCGGGGCGTTGAAATCCACCGTTTTCACCACCTTGAAGGTGGCCTTCCCGTTGGTCGGTTTGATCGGCCTGGTTCTCGACGAGGCGGAAAAGCCGGTTCTGGCCCTGCAAGCCGTGAGTTTCGCCGATGGTTCGTCGCAGGTGAGCGAGCCGCAGGCTGAATCCTTGAAAAAGATATCGGGGCTGTTGGCCGAGCGCGACGGCATCCGTCTCAATCTGTGCGGGGTGGCGGTGACCGCCAAGGACGGTCCGGTGCTGCGCAGCGAAACCAGCTTTCTCGCCCGATTGAAGGCGATGATGGCGGACAAGGACCGCGAGGAACTGGCGCAGATCCACCGTGACCGCCTGTACCGTCTGGCCGAGGCCCGCGCCGTCGCCGTCAAATCCTGGCTGGTGGGGCAAGGCGGTATCGACCAGGGGCGTTTGTTCACCTGCCGTCCGCGCATCGACGATGTGGATAAGGCCGCGCCCCGCGTCGATCTGGTGTTGTAGAGGTTAGGTGTTTAGTCCCGCCAGAAGCTGGGGACGAACACCACCAGCAGGATGAACATTTCCAACCGCCCGAACAACATGCCGCCGGCCAGCAGGATTTTGGCCAGATCAGGCAATGGGGCGAAGGTGCCGCCGGGGCCGATCAGGTCGCCCAGGCCCGGCCCCACATTGGAGATGGCCGAGGCCGAGGCCGACAGGGCGGTGACGAAATCCAGCCCCAGCACCGCCAGCATCATGGACAAGGTGGCGAAGGCCAGGGCATAGACGAAGATGAAGCCCATGACCGAGGTCAGCACGTCCTTGGGGATGGGCTTGTTGTTGAAGCTGGGCACCATCACCGCGTGGGGGCGCAGCAATTGCCGGATCTGCACCACCGCGTTGGCGAACAGAAGCTGGAAGCGGAACACCTTGATGCCGGCGGCGGTGGAGCCGGCGCAGCCGCCGACGAAGGTCAGGAAAAACAGGATGGCCACCGGCATGCCAGCCCAATCGCTGTAATCCAGGGTGACCAGACCGGTGCCGGTCATCACCGAGGCGACGGTGAAGGCGGCGTGGCGCAACGCCGTCAACGGCTGGAAATGGCGGACGTCGATCAGCCACAAGGTGATGGCGATCGAGCCCAGGGCCATCAATCCCAGATACCAATGCACCTGCTGATCGCGCAGCACCCGGCGCCAGTCGCCCTGGGCCAGGGTGAAGAACAGCAGGAACGGCATGCCGCCCAGGATCATGCCGACAAGGACGATCAGGTCCATGGTGACGCTGTCGAAATGGGCCATGGAGCGGTCGTAATTGCTGAAGCCGCCGGTGGCGATGGTGCTCATGGCGTGGGTGATGGCGTCGAAACGGCCCATGCCCGCCGCCCACAGGGCCAGGGCCAGCAATGCGGTCAGGCCGACATAGACGGAAATCAGGGTCGAACCGATGCGGGCCGCCCGGGGCGCGGTCCGTTCGCGGGCAGAGACCACCTCGACCCGGAACATCTGCATGCCGCCGATATTGAGGACCGGCAGCACCGCCAGGGCCATGACGATGATGCCAATGCCGCCCAGCCATTGCAGCAGGCCGCGCCACAGCAACAGACCGGGTGCCAACGTGTCGAGGCCGCTCAGAACGGTCGAGCCGGTGGTGGTGATGCCGCTGGTCGCTTCAAAAAAGGCGTCGGTGGCCGACAGGTCCAGGCTGCTCAGGGAAAACGGCAGGGCGGCGAACAGGCAGGGCACCAGCCAGCCCAATCCGGCGGCCAGATAGGCTTGGCGGATGGACAACGGCTTACGGTTGTCGGTACGGGTGCCCAAGACCAGCCCCAGTCCGGCCACGAGGGTGATGCCGGCCGAGGCGATGAAGGCCATCCATTGACCGCTGCCGGCCATGGCATCGATGGCTGCCGGCACGGTCATGGACAGGGCCAGCAGGCACAGGATCCAACCGATGATCTGGAGGACGGGGCGAAAATCGATCATCGGCCTAACCCCGCCAGAACGAGCGCGAGAACAATACCAAGACGGTGAACAGCTCCAACCGGCCCAGCATCATCTCGAACGACAGCAGCCAGATAGCCGTATCGGGCAGGGGCTGAAAGGTTCCCGCCGGGCCGATGATGTTGCCCAGGCCGGGACCGACATTGCCAAGCGCTGTGGCCGAGCCGGTGATGGCGGTGACGAAGTCCATGCCGGTCATGGTCAGCAACAGGGCGAAGACGGCGAAGGTCAGGAAGTACATGACGACGAAGCCCAACACCGAATCGACCACCGCGTCGGAAATACGCTGGCGGTTGAAGTCGATGACGAAGACGCCATGCGGGTGCAGCAAGCGTTTCAGATGGACGCCGGCCATGGCGAACAGCACTTCCCAGCGGAAAATCTTGACCGCGCCCGAGGTCGAGCCGGTGCAGCCGCCGATGAAGGTCAGCATGAAGAAGATGATCTGCGGCAGGCCGCCCCACAGCGAGTAGTCGGTGGAAACAAAGCCGGTGGTGGTGACGATAGAGGTGACGTTGAAGGCGCTGTGCCGCAATGCATCGCTGGGCGACCAATCATTGACCGCCCATTGCCAAAGGGTCAGGACCAGGGTGAAGAACACCAGGAAGTGCAGGTACCAGCGGATTTGCGAATCGGTCAGGATGGCCCAGCGTCCGCGCCGCCACGGGCTGATGAACAGCACAAAGGTGGCGCCGCCCAACCCCATGAATATGGTCAGAATCCAGTGGATCCAGGGGTTGCTCCAATTTCCCAATGACGAATCCGAGGTGGAGAATCCGCCGGTGGCCAGGGCGGAAGCCGCATGGCAAAACGCCTCGAACGGGGTCATCCCGGCCAGCCACAGGAAGAGGGTGCACAACAAGGTCAGCACCACATAGACCATGACGATGCCGCCGGCCACCTGCGAGGTGCGCGGCTTGACCTTGTCGGTCTTGTCGGAACTTTCCATCTTGAACAATTGCATGCCGCCGATGCGCAGGATGGGCAGGATGGCCACCGCCATGACGATGATGCCGATGCCGCCCATCCAGTTAAGCAAGGCCCGCCACAGCAAGATGCCGTGCGGCATGGAATCGAGCCCGATGA
This is a stretch of genomic DNA from Magnetospirillum gryphiswaldense MSR-1 v2. It encodes these proteins:
- the cmk gene encoding (d)CMP kinase, with translation MSRVIAIDGPAAAGKGTLARRLAAELGFDYLDTGLIYRAVGMKLTRAGLDPNDPAQAEAAARALNPTELQAVDLRGDDAAQAASKVAVIPGVRSALLDFQRAFAGQPPGGKGAVLDGRDIGTVVCPGAGAKLFVTASVEKRAERRLKELQSRGVGAIHSAVLADMRERDERDSTRSAAPLKAATDAFVLDTSDLDADQAFAAALDYVKSKL
- the rpsA gene encoding 30S ribosomal protein S1; the protein is MTMEDFAALLDETMGVANPFEGSVIKGIIVRVENDFAVIDVGLKSEGRVLLKEFATAGRAPEIKAGDAIDVFVERYEDKNGEVVLSREKAKREEAWTLLEKSFQDNQRVTGVIFGRVKGGFTVDLSGAVAFLPGSQVDIRPVRDITPLLGSPQPFQILKMDRSRGNIVVSRRAVLEETRAEQRSELIENLKEGQILEGVVKNITDYGAFVDLGGVDGLLHVTDIAWKRINHPSEALHIGQTVKVQVIRFNPETQRISLGIKQLDADPWEGVEAKYPVQAKFVGRVTNITDYGAFVELEPGVEGLVHVSEMSWTKKNVHPGKIVSTSQEVEVMVLDVDPQKRRISLGLKQCLSNPWESFVEKFPVGTLVEGEVKNITEFGLFIGLSGDIDGMVHMSDLSWDKSGDAAIAEYKKGDVVNAKVLDVDVEKERISLGIKQLGADPFQDAVANVKKGDIVTCAVTQVTENGLEVQVDGMTGFIRKSELSRERSEQRPERFAVGEKIDAKVTMIEKGARKVTLSVKAREIDEEKAAMAEYGSSDSGASLGDILGAAMRRAQSQDDK
- a CDS encoding SpoIIE family protein phosphatase, yielding MDLAPLFQSRIPGAGPRPAQTSQVRMLDGLSFKQAFATLIIALTVGLLTSAYELLNDYRNMHDQVRRDVGADLNLVRGLAVEAAYQLSAELAGEVVAGLHQNPVTLEVVLTDNYGGELGRQDRAAVSTPFPALAERLFGDVAAHARTLETRNPNGSSTVVGSLELRLDAGGLLNAWLDRATAAVLSGVARAVLVCALVVAVFYILITKPLLRITDAIGRVDPAHPGAFLIDVQRGHQRDELGLLVGTVNGMLAESQHGLNDRDRAQNELAALARDLERRVTERTQELAREKEGVERALAQLNLANTELEKANRDINDGIRYASRIQTALLPDQGALAGVVDELAVGWQPLDMVGGDYYWAGSFESKGVIAVMDCTGHGVPGAFMTAVVASSFSRILHHHGHEDPAEMLTQLNRLVKTALRQDRDSAVSNDGLDAAICVIDRAKATLTFAGANLPLLVAENGSLRQVRGDRMSLGYLDSPEDYRFAAHSMSITPGSAFYLYTDGVTDQVGGDNNRLFGRRRLQEVLAEMADRPVTEQMDALFQRLCQWRGEQRRRDDMTFVAFRPLSAL
- a CDS encoding diguanylate cyclase, whose product is MPGEESSNSSGKLRLNLRAARRSEDGPALPPWPILVVDDDPQVHSMTEVLLRDFQFKDRGFRAVSAYSAAEARTILECRDDIPVMLLDVVMETDHAGLSLARVIRQDLGNQRLRIILRTGQPGEAPEREVMLAYDINDYRSKTELTAQKLFTALVGALRSWIDLDTIERLNATLEARVLERTRELAEAQAFSGRLVELLPNPLWVKDLAGHYRLYNQAFREFFGIDAEAWVGHSAEEVLGRHLPPEELDSDCRVLDGSSRREEFETTIPDHAGRPRALLVTKAALPADGVVPNGIIGIAADITERKSLERELRRLATMDSLTGAPNRRHFSTLAHQEMERANRYDLPLSVIMLDVDHFKKVNDSWGHAIGDEMLKAVTTAIQGELREVDVLGRMGGEEFALLLPQTGIDGAAQVAERLRSAVAAIRLPLAEGWLHATISLGVTTRLEGEAQFEHLLGRADRAMYEAKQAGRNRVAIEPGR